The genomic interval TCGCCGGTGAGGGACTTTGAAGTCCTGCTAACCGCGGCGAAAGGCGAACCACACGCCGACACCGAACAACAGCAGAGCGATCATCACCAGGGCGGTGGCACCGCTGACGAAGATCAGTTTGCCTCGGTCGGAGTGGTCGCTCCACCATTCCCCTTCGAAGAGCTCCGGCTCCCGGTGGATCTGATAGCCCAAGCTGCCGGAGAGACGGTCGACATCCTTGCGATAGCGGTCGAGATCAGCGGCGGGCACCCGGTCCGCCCGGGTCTCCAACTCGTAGGTCAGACGGATCCCGTCGGGCACCTCCGTCGATCGCGCCGTGTACCGAAACCATGGATTGTCGATGGTTTCCTCGACCGCTTCGAAGGGTCCCTGGAGTTCGGCGGAGATCTCCACCTCCTCGATGCGATGGAGTGGATGAGGTAGGGCGTAGGGAGCGGCGCGCTCTCCGGGATCCGGCCGGGGGAGGTCCGAGCCGACCAGGAGGACGAGGGTTTCGAAGGAGATGTCGTTGTCCTGCGGGCGGCGGAGTTCATAGCTTTCTCGGATCTCGATTCGGTTGGCGGAACGAGAGTCTTCAATCTCGAGATCCGCCGTTTGGGTGATCGAGCCTTGATCCATCGTGTAGTACTCGACGTACTGCTCTGCCAGCTCCTCCTCGGTCGTGGTCTGTAGGGTGCGGCGCTGCTGTTCCGCCAGGTAGCCGGTGAACTCCGATTCGATGACCGCCGAGGCCGCGCCTCCGTTGGGAACCCGGTAGGCATAGCGGTGACGGGATGCTCCCGGCCCGCCGGCGGTGTCCGGCAGCGCCGTCAGGCCGGCGACCTTCGGGCGGCTTTCCAAGGCCAGGCCGTAGTCCGGAATGTAGACGTCGTCCGGTCCCTGGCCGCCCTGCTGGCTCAAGGTGGCGTCGATCCAAACGGATTCGCCGTCGATCTCGGCAACGGCGACGACGTGGTCGAACACCCGGGGAGACGGCAGGTCTCGAGCGATGCTCGCTCGCCGCTCGCTGTGTACGAAGGCCGGCCAGGCCTCGATGCCGAGTTCCCGCAACAGTGCGAGAAGCAGCGTTGTTTTGTCCTTGCAGTCGCCGTAGCGGCGTGCCAGGACTTGCCGCAGGTCGTAGGGCTGGTGGGTGTGTTCGTCGACCGCCAGGGCGAAGTAGCGGATCTCTTGCTGCACCCAGTCGCGCGCTGCGACCAAGCGGGCACCGGGATCGGTGGTGCGGCGCGCGATCTGCCGGGCGACCTGGGCCAATTCCGGCGGGGTGGTGCCGGGGCGGTAGAGGGGAATCGACCAGGCCGCCACTTCGGACCAGTCGCGAAACTCCGACACGGTGAGGGTCGGCAGGCTGAACCAGCCGGCCGGCTCGTTCCACTCGGATTCGGCGGGCTCGATGTCGCGGCCGTGCCAGTGGATCTCCTGCCAACCGTCAACATCGAGGGTCCGGGCTCTTGGCAGGGTGTCGCTGGGACTCTCGGGAGCTTCGAGTTCGCGACTGGCAGAGGCTTCGTCCTCGGCGGCCTCGTCCTCGCCGTGGAGGGCTGCGAAGACTTCGCCTCCGCGGTGGATTTGAGCCTGCAGGGTGCGCCCTGGAGCGCTTCGCAGGCGCAGGCGCTCGTGCTCCACCGGGATGCTGGCGGTGAGGCCGAAGTCGGAACTGTAGCGCCCGCCATAGACCGGATTGGATCCGCGCAGGGTGTAGGCGATGCGCAGGGTGTCGCCGACTCGGAGATCGCCGATCAGGGCGACCAGGGTTTGATTCTGGTCGTAGATCAGGCGTCGCAGATCGTCCTCTCGCTGGATGACGCTCAGGCGGCTGGCCGCGAGGCGGTCGGACCAGGCGCCGCCGCGCAAAACCTCCAGATGGTGGAGGGTGAAAGTGTGGTAGCTCGGCTGGAAGGGGATTTCCCAAATCCCCCAGTTTTCAAGATCCGCCTGCGACCCGAGGACCACCTGAAAGTCGTAGTAGGTCTCCGCCGGGCCGACGGCGGGTAGCAGCACTTGCCGGTCCACCCAGCGGTAGGCGGTGCGCCGGGAGGATGTCTCCGGCGGCGGATCCGAAGGCGGCGCGGTGTCGGTCGCTGGAGTGGCGGGTTGGGCTTCGAGCAGCTCTTCGGGCATTCCTTCGACCCACGACGGAACTTTCCCGAGACGCACCGCGGGATGAGGCGAGGTCGGCTGCGCTGAGGCGGCCGTTGCGCTCCAAGCGACCAGGGCGAGGAGTGCGAGCCTCCAAGGCCGGAAGGCGCCTCTCAAACTCGCGCGAGAACTTCTTGCCATAGGGTTCGGTAGGCGTTGGCCGGTTCGCTCTTCGCCACCCACTCGCCGAGGGGCGCGCGGTAGAGGCCCATACGCTCGACCAGAGTGGAGTAAGGGATGTAGGACCTGAGGAGGGAGCCGTCCGCCTCGGCGACAATCTGCTTGTGCAGGCTCTTGCGGCGGTCGACCATCGAGAAGAAGGGCAGCACCTCGAGGCGCTTGGGTCCGCGCTTTTTGAGGTGCCGGCGGATCTGGTCGAGGGTGCGCATCGAGAGCGGCGTGGGGATGGTCGGCACCAGCAGCGCGTCGGCCGCCACGAAGACGCTCTCGGAGGTTTGCGAGATGCTCGGGGCACAGTCCAGGATCAGGTGGTCGTACTCGCCGGAGAGCGGTTGCAGCAGACGGGCGAACTGCCGGCGAGGATCGGCCGTGGCCTCCAGCGCCTGATCCATCTTGCGGTAGGAGAAGGCCGCCGGCAGCAGATCGAGGCGCGGATAGTCGGTGCCCTTGATCACCTCAGCCAGTTCTCGCTGGCCGCGCACCAGCTTCTTGCCGCCGCCCTTGACCTTGGCGGCAACGCGGAAATAGAAGGTCGCCGCCGCCTGCGGATCGAGATCCCAGATCAGGGTGCGGGCGCCGGCCGCGGCAGAGCACCAGCCGAGGTTGACGGCGGCGGCGGTCTTGCCCACGCCGCCCTTGATGCTGTAGCAAGCGAAGATCTTCATGCGCTTTCCCCGCCCGACCCTCCGAGTCGGCGAAAGAGTTTCTCCGTCGGTGGAGAGTCGAGGGCGGCGAAGCGCTCGGCAAAGCGGCCGCGGACCTGCCGCGCCCGCTCGGCAAGCTGCTCGACCAGGCGACCGGTGGCGATCAGCGCCGCCGGATCTTCGAGTTCGCTGGCGTATTCGGCGAGGGCCGCCCGGTGGACGGCGAGATCGTTGAATTCGCCCAGCACGTCCTGCAGCCGCTTGAGCTGCTTGATGGCGCGGGTGGCGTCCTTCGGTGACCAGAGGGAGCGAAAGAGCTCTAGCAGGTAGCGCAGTTTCTTGCCGTCGATGCGCAACCGGTGGAGGGCCTCGTCCGGCGTGGTTTCTTCGATCGCCCGGCCGCGCTTCAGCAGGCGTCGCCGCGCCTTGCGCACCTTGCCGGCGGCGGTCCCGGCGATCGGCCGGTTCGCCGCTTCGGTCGAGTTCCCGTCATCATCCACGAAGGCCGCCCAGCGCTTCAGCAGGCGCTCGTAGCGGGCGGATTGGAGCACCCGCGCCAGGCGCCGCTGGGACTGACGATGCTTCTTCTCGAGCAGCCGGGAGAGGGGCGTGAGGTCCCGGCGAACGGAGTCCGGCAGACCGGCGGAATAGCCGTCGATCTTGAGGCGGTAGACATCGAGATCGCGGGCTGGCCCGGTCTGGCGACCGAGCCAGCGCAACTCATCGGCCAGCGCTCTGCGTGGCCGCTCGTCGAACAGGTCGGAGAGTTGACCGAGGATCGAGCGCGAGCGGCGCACCGCCACCCGTAGTTGGTGCAGGAACTCCGGGTCGAGGCCCCGGACGGTTCCTGGCTGGTTGAGCCGCACGATGTCGTGGAGGCGGCCGAGAGCCGCGCGGACGGCGTCTCCGGCCGGCTGCTCCGGATCGAAGCGCGGTGCGAACTTCGAGGGATCGACTCCGAGCTCGAGGTCGAGAGCCTGGGCGATGTGTTCGAGTTCGTCGCCGGCCAGGGGCTGGGCATGGGCCCGAACGAGCTCCCGGGCCACCGCATCTGCCTCGTCCGTGTAGCCACGGAGCGCCGTCACCCGCAGCAGCGGCGGCAGCGGGCGGTAGGCGCCGCCGCCGGCCGGGCGCTGGACGTCCCCCTCGATCACCGCCAGGCGGGCGACGATCTTGCGGCGCAGGTCGAGGATTTCGAGATTCATGCCGGCCCGGCGATGATGGGCGATGGGAAGCAGGGCGCGCACCCCGAGGATGCCGGCCAGTTCGGCGGCCCAATCGGCCTCCGGCAGGGCGCCCGCGCGGGTGGGCAGGGATGCGGTGCGCACGGTGCCCAGCACCTTGCCCGCGGCGTCGCGCCACTCCAGCTCGTGGGCTCCGCTGCGGCGCCGGCTGAGGAGCCGGCGACCGGCTCGGTGGAGGCGGCCGTCGAAGGTGTCGTAGTACACCCGGCGAACCGCCGGCAGCCGGCGACGGCGCACAGCGGTGGCGGATGTTTCCATCTGCGCCAGGGCTTCCGCAGAGTCTCCGGCGGTGTAGAAGCGGGGCTCGATCATTTGCCTTCGTCGGGCGAACGGCTGGCCTTCAATATGTCGCCCAGGGAACCGAGGCCGCCGGTTGATTGCACCCGCGGCGGAATCTTGGAACCGGCTGCTGGCGAGCCGGCTGCAGGGGAATCGGCGGTCGCCGTGCCCTCCGCCTCGCCGTCGTCCACCGCCGCGTCGAGGGTCAGGGAGATGCGCCGCCGCTCCTCGTCCACGGAGAGCACCCGCACGGAGAGGTCCTGCCCCAGTTCCACCGCCTCGCGGGCGTGGGCCAGTCGCCGGCCGCGCCCCAGCTCGCTGATATGGAGCAAGCCGGTGAGGCCCGGCGCAATCTCCACGAAGGCACCGAACTGCTCGATGCGCAGCACCCGGCCGGAGAGGATGGCTCCCGGCGGGAAGCGCTTCGCCGCCTGGTCCCAGGGGTCGTCTTCGAGGCTTCTGCGGGAGAGCGAAACGCGCTCGCCCTTGCCGTCGCGGCCTTCCTCGATCTTGAGGATCTCCACTTCGAGGCGCTGACCGACGGACAGTTCCTCCTGCGGATGTTCGAGCCGCCGGTGGCTGATCTGGCTGACGTGCAGCAGCCCTTCGAGGCCGCCCAGGTCGACGAAGGCACCGTAGCTGGTGAGCGAGGTCACGGTGCCTTCGAGAATCGCGCCGACGGACAGCTTGGCGCGGGTGGCCTCCGCTTGCGCCTTGGCCTCTTCCTCCAGCAGGGCGCGGCGCGACAGCACCACGTTCGGCCGGCCACGGACCTCTTCGAAGCGCACGATGCGGAAGGACAGCGTGCGCCCGATGTACTCCGTGGCGTCTTCGACAAAACGCATTTCGAGCTGGGAGATGGGGCAGAAGGCCCGCAGGCCGGCGACCACCACCTCGACCCCGCCTTTGTTCACCGCCTCCACCTGGCCCTCCACCGGCAGGCCGGCGCGGAAGGCCTGGGCGATCTCTTCCTGCGCCGCCTCGCCACCCTGCACCCGGCCGGCCTTGACCCGCAGGATCAAGCAGCCGCTGTCGTCGGTGCCGGTGACCATGCCCTCGATCTCCTCGCCCACGCCGTGGGTGAGGTCGCCTTCGTCGTCGATCAGTTCCTGAATGGCGACCGTGCCCTCGGTCTTGCCGACGAGATCGACAAA from Acidobacteriota bacterium carries:
- a CDS encoding DUF3857 domain-containing protein — protein: MPEELLEAQPATPATDTAPPSDPPPETSSRRTAYRWVDRQVLLPAVGPAETYYDFQVVLGSQADLENWGIWEIPFQPSYHTFTLHHLEVLRGGAWSDRLAASRLSVIQREDDLRRLIYDQNQTLVALIGDLRVGDTLRIAYTLRGSNPVYGGRYSSDFGLTASIPVEHERLRLRSAPGRTLQAQIHRGGEVFAALHGEDEAAEDEASASRELEAPESPSDTLPRARTLDVDGWQEIHWHGRDIEPAESEWNEPAGWFSLPTLTVSEFRDWSEVAAWSIPLYRPGTTPPELAQVARQIARRTTDPGARLVAARDWVQQEIRYFALAVDEHTHQPYDLRQVLARRYGDCKDKTTLLLALLRELGIEAWPAFVHSERRASIARDLPSPRVFDHVVAVAEIDGESVWIDATLSQQGGQGPDDVYIPDYGLALESRPKVAGLTALPDTAGGPGASRHRYAYRVPNGGAASAVIESEFTGYLAEQQRRTLQTTTEEELAEQYVEYYTMDQGSITQTADLEIEDSRSANRIEIRESYELRRPQDNDISFETLVLLVGSDLPRPDPGERAAPYALPHPLHRIEEVEISAELQGPFEAVEETIDNPWFRYTARSTEVPDGIRLTYELETRADRVPAADLDRYRKDVDRLSGSLGYQIHREPELFEGEWWSDHSDRGKLIFVSGATALVMIALLLFGVGVWFAFRRG
- a CDS encoding ParA family protein, whose product is MKIFACYSIKGGVGKTAAAVNLGWCSAAAGARTLIWDLDPQAAATFYFRVAAKVKGGGKKLVRGQRELAEVIKGTDYPRLDLLPAAFSYRKMDQALEATADPRRQFARLLQPLSGEYDHLILDCAPSISQTSESVFVAADALLVPTIPTPLSMRTLDQIRRHLKKRGPKRLEVLPFFSMVDRRKSLHKQIVAEADGSLLRSYIPYSTLVERMGLYRAPLGEWVAKSEPANAYRTLWQEVLARV
- a CDS encoding CHAD domain-containing protein, with translation MIEPRFYTAGDSAEALAQMETSATAVRRRRLPAVRRVYYDTFDGRLHRAGRRLLSRRRSGAHELEWRDAAGKVLGTVRTASLPTRAGALPEADWAAELAGILGVRALLPIAHHRRAGMNLEILDLRRKIVARLAVIEGDVQRPAGGGAYRPLPPLLRVTALRGYTDEADAVARELVRAHAQPLAGDELEHIAQALDLELGVDPSKFAPRFDPEQPAGDAVRAALGRLHDIVRLNQPGTVRGLDPEFLHQLRVAVRRSRSILGQLSDLFDERPRRALADELRWLGRQTGPARDLDVYRLKIDGYSAGLPDSVRRDLTPLSRLLEKKHRQSQRRLARVLQSARYERLLKRWAAFVDDDGNSTEAANRPIAGTAAGKVRKARRRLLKRGRAIEETTPDEALHRLRIDGKKLRYLLELFRSLWSPKDATRAIKQLKRLQDVLGEFNDLAVHRAALAEYASELEDPAALIATGRLVEQLAERARQVRGRFAERFAALDSPPTEKLFRRLGGSGGESA
- a CDS encoding S1 RNA-binding domain-containing protein yields the protein MTDERDFAEILAEFEKSQGGDGATPKKGPKVGDRVRGTVLSVGRETAFVDLVGKTEGTVAIQELIDDEGDLTHGVGEEIEGMVTGTDDSGCLILRVKAGRVQGGEAAQEEIAQAFRAGLPVEGQVEAVNKGGVEVVVAGLRAFCPISQLEMRFVEDATEYIGRTLSFRIVRFEEVRGRPNVVLSRRALLEEEAKAQAEATRAKLSVGAILEGTVTSLTSYGAFVDLGGLEGLLHVSQISHRRLEHPQEELSVGQRLEVEILKIEEGRDGKGERVSLSRRSLEDDPWDQAAKRFPPGAILSGRVLRIEQFGAFVEIAPGLTGLLHISELGRGRRLAHAREAVELGQDLSVRVLSVDEERRRISLTLDAAVDDGEAEGTATADSPAAGSPAAGSKIPPRVQSTGGLGSLGDILKASRSPDEGK